One genomic region from Pelagicoccus sp. SDUM812003 encodes:
- a CDS encoding lipid A deacylase LpxR family protein yields MLNKPQTRRATAAAALAFASLLGLPTDLSAQRDPSNAVTFALSIENDVFSGTDRNYTNGTKLSWDFAEAGTYRDIEQLPGWVQLLASKKPSTLEDSIGFGATLSVGQNIYTPKNKEATELIRDDRPYAGWTYLSLALRERRGLTTDTLELTLGLVGPDSYAEDIQNWIHEKIGSTIANGWDNQLKNEFGGIVAWRRDSELFRIPESQTGWGADLNSSFGLAAGTIQSYVHAGGNLRFGYNRGAPAAPPRIRPGVTSPFPASENDPRLNRDLNRSGFFLTFGAEGRYVAQNIFIEGNTWADSHGLEEHEYVSDVYGGATLIAGDWTFSYVYTIRSEEFVGQEDPHEFGGITIARTF; encoded by the coding sequence ATGCTTAACAAACCACAAACCCGTCGGGCAACCGCCGCCGCGGCGCTGGCCTTCGCTTCGCTACTGGGCCTGCCGACTGACTTGAGCGCCCAACGCGACCCCTCAAATGCCGTCACCTTCGCCCTCTCCATCGAAAACGACGTCTTTTCAGGGACCGACCGCAACTACACCAACGGGACCAAGCTCTCGTGGGACTTCGCAGAGGCCGGCACCTACCGGGATATCGAGCAGCTCCCAGGCTGGGTCCAGCTGCTCGCCAGCAAGAAGCCTAGCACGCTGGAGGACTCGATCGGCTTCGGAGCCACCCTTTCCGTAGGCCAAAACATCTACACTCCGAAAAACAAGGAAGCTACCGAACTCATTCGCGACGATCGCCCCTACGCAGGGTGGACCTACCTGAGCCTGGCGCTGCGGGAGCGGCGCGGCCTCACCACCGACACCCTGGAGCTCACCCTCGGACTGGTCGGTCCCGACTCCTACGCGGAAGACATTCAAAACTGGATACACGAGAAGATCGGCTCAACCATCGCCAACGGCTGGGACAATCAGCTGAAAAACGAGTTCGGCGGCATCGTCGCTTGGCGCCGAGATAGCGAGCTGTTTCGAATCCCCGAGTCGCAGACCGGTTGGGGAGCTGACCTCAATTCGTCGTTCGGCCTGGCGGCAGGCACCATCCAGTCCTACGTCCATGCGGGCGGAAACCTGCGCTTTGGATACAACCGCGGAGCTCCCGCCGCGCCACCGCGTATCCGCCCTGGCGTTACATCCCCCTTTCCCGCCAGCGAAAACGATCCGCGCCTCAATCGCGACCTGAACCGATCCGGCTTCTTCCTCACCTTCGGCGCCGAGGGACGCTACGTCGCCCAGAACATTTTCATCGAGGGCAACACCTGGGCCGACAGCCATGGACTCGAAGAGCACGAGTACGTGAGCGACGTGTACGGCGGGGCGACCCTGATCGCGGGCGACTGGACCTTCAGCTACGTCTACACCATTCGAAGCGAGGAATTTGTCGGCCAGGAAGATCCGCACGAATTCGGCGGCATCACTATCGCCCGCACCTTTTAG
- a CDS encoding ABC-F family ATP-binding cassette domain-containing protein produces the protein MITLQNLTLQYGDRFIYRDISGTIEAQDRIGLVGSNGAGKSTLLKVLCGKEEVNKGQVETANHVTFGYLPQDGIEFHGKSLFKETESAFDDVLSLKDKIAEAETRLDELDTSSDEFYEVLEQIGAWEHRLEELDVAKLPSQIESVLLGLGFSTADMKRQTEEFSGGWQMRIALAKLLLRNPSILLLDEPTNHLDVTSQHWLEAFLKAYPGALLIISHDRSFLDEICNRTFELSLGNLYIYSGNYSFYEKQSAQRKELQMKAFKSQQKEIAKAETFINKFKANAATAKLAQSRMKQLDKMERVEVERDEAYVAFSFAQPPHSSQTVIKLNNLSKSYGDKRIFRDASLRIEKGDRIAVVGVNGAGKTTMAKIIAGVEPFDAGEREPGGSTVISYFAQHQADQLDKTLTVLETMEEASEGKNGTSIRNVLGTFLFRGDDVFKKVNVLSGGERNRLALAKMLVRPANFLILDEPTNHLDIKSQEALSKALEKYTGTFMIVSHNRAFIDPIATKVLEVRHDGLTLFPGNVTDYLHHLDTVAARQ, from the coding sequence ATGATTACGCTACAAAACCTGACCCTCCAGTACGGAGACCGCTTTATCTATCGAGACATCTCGGGCACCATCGAAGCTCAGGATCGCATCGGGCTGGTCGGCAGCAACGGGGCAGGCAAGTCCACCCTGCTCAAAGTTCTCTGCGGAAAAGAGGAGGTCAACAAGGGCCAGGTGGAAACCGCCAACCACGTGACCTTCGGCTACCTGCCACAGGATGGCATCGAGTTCCACGGAAAATCCCTCTTCAAGGAAACGGAATCCGCCTTCGACGACGTGCTTTCGCTCAAGGACAAGATCGCTGAGGCCGAGACGCGTCTCGACGAATTGGATACAAGTTCCGACGAGTTCTACGAGGTGCTCGAGCAGATCGGGGCATGGGAACACCGCCTGGAGGAACTGGACGTGGCGAAGCTTCCGTCGCAGATCGAATCCGTGCTGCTGGGGCTTGGCTTTTCCACCGCGGACATGAAGCGGCAGACCGAGGAGTTTTCCGGCGGCTGGCAAATGCGCATCGCCCTAGCCAAACTGCTCCTGCGCAATCCCTCCATCCTGCTGCTGGACGAGCCGACCAACCACCTCGACGTCACTTCCCAACACTGGCTGGAAGCATTCCTCAAAGCCTACCCCGGCGCCCTGCTCATCATCTCGCACGACCGCTCCTTTCTGGACGAGATCTGCAACCGCACCTTCGAGCTCTCCCTCGGAAACCTCTACATCTACAGCGGCAACTACAGCTTCTACGAGAAGCAGTCCGCCCAGCGCAAGGAGCTGCAGATGAAGGCCTTCAAAAGCCAACAGAAGGAAATCGCCAAGGCGGAGACCTTTATCAACAAGTTCAAAGCCAACGCTGCCACCGCCAAGCTAGCCCAGTCACGCATGAAGCAGCTCGACAAGATGGAGCGCGTCGAAGTGGAGCGGGACGAGGCCTACGTGGCCTTCTCCTTCGCCCAGCCGCCGCATAGCAGCCAAACGGTCATCAAACTGAACAACCTTTCAAAATCCTACGGCGACAAGCGCATCTTTCGCGACGCCAGCCTACGCATCGAAAAAGGAGATCGCATCGCGGTGGTCGGCGTCAATGGGGCCGGCAAGACCACCATGGCGAAGATCATCGCTGGCGTGGAGCCCTTCGACGCTGGAGAACGCGAGCCGGGCGGCTCCACCGTCATCTCCTACTTCGCCCAGCACCAGGCCGACCAGCTCGACAAGACGCTCACCGTGCTCGAAACCATGGAGGAAGCCTCCGAAGGGAAAAACGGCACCTCGATCCGCAACGTCCTCGGCACCTTCCTCTTCCGCGGAGACGATGTATTCAAAAAAGTGAACGTGCTCTCGGGCGGCGAACGAAATCGGCTGGCCCTGGCCAAGATGCTGGTTCGTCCGGCCAATTTCCTCATCCTCGACGAACCGACCAATCACCTGGATATCAAGTCGCAGGAAGCCCTCTCCAAGGCTCTCGAAAAATACACCGGCACCTTTATGATCGTCTCCCACAACCGAGCCTTCATCGACCCCATCGCCACCAAGGTCCTGGAAGTCCGCCACGACGGCCTCACGCTCTTCCCCGGAAACGTCACCGACTACCTCCACCATCTGGATACAGTGGCGGCCCGCCAGTAG
- a CDS encoding redoxin family protein, producing MKTLRIFLAALSLGVATLLPIQTAAQSPLLPELADLNKRIWTRLQQGASSSEDSKTKTEAILSSELAEFDALLESHAGDDRVCAQILFSKAMTHLQLLKDEDTAKAIFETIKQSYPDSREAKLATAGLDALSPEGKAKAKAREEERLAILEELVGSPAPEIDFDWSSKEGLSKLSDLKGHVVVLDFWATWCGPCISSFPDVREHVTHFEDSPVTFLGVTSIQGRVNNLSTGNANTRGDPEREYELMLQFMREHEMTWDVVFSAQSVFNADYSIRGIPSVTIIAPDGTVRYTALHPGNPNADISGKVQALLEEFEFAAPSAEN from the coding sequence ATGAAAACCCTACGCATCTTCCTTGCGGCCCTCTCGCTCGGCGTCGCAACACTGTTACCCATTCAAACCGCTGCGCAATCGCCGCTACTGCCCGAACTTGCAGACTTGAACAAGCGCATCTGGACCCGACTCCAGCAAGGAGCCAGCTCATCCGAGGATTCGAAAACGAAGACAGAAGCAATACTCTCCTCCGAACTCGCCGAGTTTGATGCGCTGCTAGAATCACATGCGGGAGACGACCGCGTGTGCGCCCAAATCCTCTTCTCTAAAGCCATGACCCACCTACAGCTCCTGAAGGATGAGGATACTGCAAAAGCGATCTTCGAGACCATCAAGCAAAGCTACCCAGACAGTCGAGAGGCTAAACTTGCCACGGCCGGGCTTGATGCTCTCAGCCCGGAAGGGAAAGCCAAAGCCAAGGCTCGCGAAGAGGAGCGACTGGCAATTTTGGAGGAACTAGTCGGCAGCCCTGCACCCGAAATCGACTTCGACTGGTCCAGCAAGGAAGGCCTCAGCAAGCTTTCCGATCTCAAGGGACACGTCGTCGTGCTCGATTTCTGGGCGACCTGGTGCGGTCCTTGCATCAGCTCTTTCCCCGACGTTCGCGAACATGTGACGCATTTCGAGGACAGCCCAGTCACCTTTCTCGGCGTCACCAGTATTCAAGGACGCGTCAACAATCTCTCAACTGGCAATGCGAACACCAGAGGCGATCCCGAGCGAGAGTACGAGCTCATGCTCCAGTTCATGCGAGAACACGAGATGACGTGGGACGTGGTCTTCAGCGCCCAAAGCGTCTTCAATGCCGACTACAGCATTCGCGGCATTCCGTCCGTGACCATCATCGCGCCCGACGGCACGGTTCGCTACACCGCGCTTCATCCCGGAAATCCGAACGCCGATATCTCCGGCAAGGTGCAAGCCTTGCTGGAAGAATTCGAGTTCGCAGCGCCTTCTGCGGAGAACTAA
- a CDS encoding histidinol-phosphate transaminase, whose amino-acid sequence MKRREWIKSAAIASGALALPANMRAKPNYAPLGTASPSDSTHGYINLSINENQWGPSPKAREAMAKAVSYAHEYPAVPLRKLREEIAEREGVEPSQVLVGAGSSDLLKAASYVYGLAGGSILSSDPTFGDLLRWAEPHGTEVIRIPWNDAHSPDLPALTKALRSDTGLVYVCNPENPAGTVLDAKTLQAFCEQTSAKCPVFVDEAYIDFAAEADSLTMMGLVRDGLPIIVSRTFSKAHGLGGMRAGYAVTTPEIAETLKEAYVHGVVCGASHVSIEGARAAYADTKWLEHVRSETAKVRASFAAFLDSIGQPYIPSRTTFMLMPVKGDSEALASTLFSATKVRISPRFIQGQNYLRISLGSPEQMAVLQTGLKLVLGAT is encoded by the coding sequence ATGAAACGCCGAGAATGGATCAAAAGCGCCGCCATCGCCAGTGGCGCCCTGGCTTTGCCCGCAAACATGCGAGCAAAGCCCAACTACGCCCCTCTGGGGACTGCTTCGCCCAGCGATAGCACGCACGGATACATCAACCTAAGCATCAACGAAAACCAGTGGGGACCCTCGCCCAAGGCCCGGGAGGCCATGGCGAAAGCGGTGTCTTATGCTCATGAATACCCAGCGGTTCCCCTGAGGAAACTGCGCGAGGAGATCGCCGAGCGCGAAGGCGTGGAGCCAAGTCAAGTCCTCGTCGGCGCCGGGTCCTCCGACCTGCTCAAGGCGGCGTCCTACGTGTACGGCCTGGCGGGCGGCTCCATCCTCTCCTCCGATCCGACCTTCGGCGACCTGCTTCGCTGGGCGGAGCCGCACGGCACCGAAGTGATTCGCATCCCTTGGAACGACGCCCACTCCCCAGACCTGCCCGCCTTGACGAAAGCGCTGCGCTCCGACACCGGCCTGGTCTACGTCTGCAACCCCGAAAATCCCGCCGGCACCGTGCTCGATGCGAAGACGCTGCAAGCCTTCTGCGAGCAAACCTCGGCCAAGTGCCCAGTGTTCGTGGACGAGGCCTACATCGATTTCGCCGCCGAGGCGGACTCCCTCACCATGATGGGACTGGTTCGCGACGGCCTGCCCATCATCGTCAGCCGCACCTTCTCCAAAGCTCACGGACTTGGCGGCATGCGCGCTGGCTACGCCGTCACCACTCCCGAAATCGCCGAGACCCTCAAGGAAGCCTACGTGCATGGCGTGGTCTGCGGAGCCTCGCACGTCTCCATCGAAGGGGCCCGGGCCGCCTACGCGGATACCAAGTGGCTGGAACACGTGCGTTCCGAAACCGCCAAGGTTCGCGCCTCGTTCGCCGCCTTCCTGGACAGCATCGGACAGCCCTACATCCCGTCCCGCACCACCTTCATGCTGATGCCGGTCAAGGGAGACTCGGAGGCGCTCGCCAGCACCCTTTTCAGCGCCACCAAGGTGCGCATCAGCCCACGCTTCATCCAAGGGCAAAACTACCTGCGCATCAGCCTTGGCAGCCCCGAACAGATGGCCGTCCTGCAAACCGGACTCAAGCTCGTGCTGGGCGCCACCTAG